DNA sequence from the Anas acuta chromosome 21, bAnaAcu1.1, whole genome shotgun sequence genome:
TAATGGGAAaagctgggggggctcctgggggttACTGGGAAGGGCtggctgggatgctgggggtTACTGGGAAGGgttgggggcagcctgggctgggccAGGCTCCTGGGTTCAGGTCTGCAGCCCCCTGAGAAGCATAAAAAGCCCCCGGAGCTGCCCGGGGATGGTGGTGGTTGGGAGCGAGCAGGGGAACAGCCCCCACATCAACAGGATCACACAGATGGGAAGGTCAAATTAAAGGTCCAAGAggtaaaaaacagaaaaatcttttttgttttttgctctGCTTGGATGAAACCCCCAaagctcctggctctgccatgCAGCCACTTCCCCGGTTCCCCCAAGTGAAACCTCAGAGGGACCTCTGCAGACAGTGGGACCGTCAGGCACCTGATCATAAAATAATCACTTGGGtgtttgatctttttttttttttcccttcactaTCTAGAGGCTCATATAaacaaataatggaaaaaaataaaataaaataaaatgtcccTGAGCCTCTGTTTCCTGGGGTGAATTATtccccagtcccagctcccCTCTGGATGCTGGGGCCCCACAATAGGCAGCAGCTCATTAACACTCGTGCAGTCCCCATCTCTCTGCAGGATTTCTCCCTGGTGTCCCAGTTACCAGGGCACCGGGGGACTGGTGGAAGGCAGGTGCTGCAGTGCCTCCATCTCACATCTCACCCACAGGTTAAGGGGAAGAACCTGGACTTGGGGTTTTGGGACTAAGCAACAGGACCCTGCTCGTCCCcgtggtgctggggaaggggggcacTGATGGGGGGCTGGGGTCAGGGGCCGTGTTCGAGGCACCAGGCGGAGGAGCCGAGGCACTGCCAAGCAGCGCATCGGGCTGTACAGAAATGAAACCCCAGCCAGGGAAACAGCACTGTCTGGAATTAAGCACGGTGTTCCTGTGCCAGaggcttaaataaataaacacgGTCTTCATGCCCTTTAGAGAAGGAATGAGCTTCTTGGCACTCTCACCGTCCTTTGAATtgatttttctccatccttcccTCAGAGCCCGCCTGGTGCATctcagctgagctctgcctgcagcgtttttgctctcctcttcctctccggGGAAGGATTTGACCCCAGGAATGGGAGTCGCCAGCACTTCAGCCACCGAGCAGCAGCAAAGGACAAGCTGGCAGCCGGGCAgtgccccatgtccccatgccACCCCCATACCGAGGGGGGTTCAGGCATTAAGGACCCTCCTGCTGGGAAAAGCAGGACAGACGATGCTGTTTGCTGAGCATACGGGGTGAAATCACCCCCGTGGAGGGTGCAGGTCCATGGGGTAGGGGCTGAGGGCTGATGTGggtccaggcccttcaccagcttcatagcccttctaTGGATGTGTTCCAGGGCCccgatgtccttctggtagtgagggggaggaggaagggcttTAAGCTCaaagagggcagatttaggTTAGGTGTTAGGAGGAAAATCTTCCCTCAGGgggcggtgaggccctggcacaggctgcccagaggggctgtggatgccccagccctgggggtaTTCAGGACCAGGTTGGAGGGGGCAGTCTGGCCTAGTGGGTGGCGTCCTTATGTAGggcaggggttggaactgggtgggctttggggTCCCTGTGTGGCCTTTGGGGTCTGTCAGTGGACTTGGGGTCTCTGGGCGGCCTTCGGGGTCCCTGGGTGGATTTTGGGGTCTCTGGGTGGACTTTGTGGTCtctgggttttggggtctctgGGCGGCCTTTGGGGTTCCTGGGCAGGCTTTGGGGTTTCTGGGTGGGCTTTGGGGTCCGTGAGAGGACTTTGGGGTCTCTGAGCTTTGGGGCTTCTGGGTGGCCTTTGGGGTCCCTGGGTGGATTTTGGGGTCCCTGGGTGGGCTTTGGGGTCTCTGGGTAGGCCTTGGAGTCCCTGGTTGGGCTTTTGGGTTTCTGGGCAGCCTTTGGGGTCTctgggtgggttttggggtcccttccaacccaaactgtgACTGTGACCTCAGTGGCCATCAGGCTACCCCCCCCAGGCATATCCCTGCCTCCCTTGTCCCGGCGGACAAGAAGAGGACCCAAACACTCCGACTGCACCCAGGGATCGTGCGGGAGAGGGatcccggggtgggggggggaatcCCTGGGACCCCACAAGGCTGACactgaagggggggggggggggggggtggctgAGGGGCAGCTTCGCGAGCGGCTCTTTTGTGACCCTCGCGGCGCCCCGTCGGGCCGGGTCACGTGGGCGCACCTGGCCCAGGTGAGGCGGGGCCGGCGCCGCTCCCAGGCTCGCAGGTaaccggggccgggccgggccccgccgctgcccccggccccccccggccccccccgggcccggcACCCAGCGGGAGCCGCTCCCCAGCTCCGCCCTGCCCCGGGGTCCGTCCCGTGCCCTGCTCCCCCTGAGGCTGAGCCCCCTCTCCGCCTCCTCCCGGGCACGGCTCGGTCCCGTTcggccccgccgggcccggGGCTGGCGGCTGGGAGCTGCCCGCGGCCCTCACGGGGCCttgtgaggggctggggggcggcgggggtGGCCCTGGGGGGCTCCGGTCTCACTCCCGGTGGGTCTCGGGGGGCTCCGGTTTATCCCCGGTCCTGCCCCGGGGGTCTCCGGTCTCCCCCCGGTGGGCCCCGGGGGTCTCCGTTCTGTCCCTGTTCTTCCCCTGGTCTCCCCCCGGTGGGCCCCGGTCCATCCCCTTTGGGTCCCGGTCCTGCCCCGAGGAGCTCCGGCCTCTCCCGGTGGGCTCCAGGCTCTCCCCGGGGGTCTCCGGTTACCGGGACCAGCCAGGCCGTGCCCAGCCCCGCAGAGCCTGCAGGCCACCCCCCAGGGGCTCTGTAACCCCAGCCCAGTGGGGAACCAGCCAGGCCCCGTGGGTGTCCCAGTGGGCAGAGGAGCGGCCCCTCGGGTGCCTTCACCAGGAGCTCTGCTCCGGCCCCGTGTTCTGGAGCatgggggggtgctggggggggggtggaggggccCGGTGCGAGGCGGTGCCTCCTTGGGTTTGGTCAGGGCTTGAGGGGGGAGGCTGGACGTGGGGGCACGGGGAAGTGGCTGTGTTATTCCGAGCCAGGGTCTCCATCCAGGGGCTGAGCTGGCACTTCGTGGGGCAGCTTTCACTGCTGatggggctggctgggagagCTACGAGGTGTTGCTGCTTCCACAGATCTCAGAAAAGCCATATCTATGCCTAAATCCTGAATTCAGCATCCATAGATCTCAGAGAAGTTCCATCTATGCCTAAATCCTGAATTTAGCTCTTCTGGCCCATTTTGCAATGCCTGCTTTGACTTCCCTAGTGCCTAAAAACAGGGACACTGTGGTTATTGGCAAACCAGCGTGGCTTTATTGAGCGTCCTCACAACctaatttagctttttttttttgaaactttcGAAGGAAATCCTGTCCTCTGAACAATGAAGATCTTAGACCCCGGCTAACTCTCAGACGCGCAAACCACTTGCGGCTCCCCCAGCGCTCCTCTGGTGCTGGAGCAATTTGGAAAGCTCCTCCCGACTGGGATAGGTGCCTGCGAGAGAGCAGAGAGCTCCCGGCGATCCCGTGAGTATCAGCCTGGCAGTGGGTTTTAGCCCAGGAGCGTGGTTgtggctgtgctgagctgttGGCCGCGTGTTTCGGTGCCTGGGCCAGAGGAACCTGCCGAATCGATGGGTTGTGTTCTGGACCTGCTCACTGGGACACTTCCAAACGGGTGTTGTGGTGGTCTTATTCTGCAGAGCTGAGATCATTCCCTTCATCAAAGATGCCTCGAAATTTCAGGATGTTATATTTCCTTCCATAAATGATGGCTGCTCTTCATGGGCAGTGCACACATTAGATCTGTTGACGAGACCTCCCTATTAAGAGAAAGATCCCAGAAAGTGTTTCTGCGATTAGATCAGctcagatattttttgtttgcttttaaattttggACCTCATTACACAAATGGTGaagccaaggaaaaaaataaaactgttctgaAGTGAGAGCAATGAAAACTCCACTGGTGCAGAGTCTCTTGGAGCTTGGAGCTTCTGGGGCTTTTAGGTTTAGCATATCACCCAGGAATGTGCGAAGGGAGCTCCTGGGACATGCACTACTTACGAATTCTTATAAACTGATGGAGCCAGCAGGTTCCTGGAAAGCAGCGGTGTGATATAACCGCCTGGGGAGTGTTCTCAGTCTGCATCTGCTGCTTGGTGGGGGCAGCGTTGCAGCCGCAGTGTCACgctgcctgcacagcccgcTCTGAGGTAGGGCAGATTTACTTATTCATGCTTGAGGTGCCCCATAGAAAGTACAGAGCGGAGCAGCAGGCGCAGTCCAAAACCACTTACGCTACGTCTGGGCTCTCGCTGTTTATTAATTAGCCTAATTAGTATTGAAAAGGATCTCTTGGGGGTGAAAGCGGTGCTAGCCAAGAAGCTTAGGAACCGTGGACAATTTAGGGGCCCGGCACAGGCTGGGATAAAAGCACCAGCAATAAAAGTGGAGAGCGCCAGCCCTGACCTGACTTCCTTTGGCATTGCTGAGCTTTCTTCGTCATGGGGAGGTTTCGTGTGCCAGCCTCTGCCTGTGGGAGCTGTGCAGGGTGATAACAGGAGCCTGTGAAACTATTTTGTGTCCACACCTGGGGTAGCTGTGGTAGAATGGtggcaaggagaaaaacagctcGCTCTAGGATTCCTGCGGCAGGGCTCTGTAAAGGTTTTGCTCCCATGAGGTGTGATTTCGGGTGGACTTGCTGACAAGATCTGTGATCCAGATGCAGGCAGCAGTTTTCCTGGTGAAGCCTTTGTTGTAACACGGCCGTGAGTGGCAAAACTCAGCCTGTTAGTAATGCCATCATTGCCAAATCCTCCAAATTCGAATGGCATCAAATAACCTGGAGCCTGAATTGGCAGCTTGCACAATGATTGATTACCTGTCAGCTCCTCCTGGGCACAGTGTGTTTTGAAATGGGTAAGTGCTGTCAGAGCCCGGCGTAGTCCCAAAGAATGCAAGGCAAAGGGGAAGTTGgttaaaaggagagaaaaaggagagactTTCTCTTCAGAGCCTGCCAGTCAGCTCCACCTACAGCTGTGCTGCTCGGTTATCTCCTGGAAGCAGCGCCTCTGGAGCCTGCCTTCTTCAGCTGCCTTAGGAACACCTCTCCTGAAGACTGCGGGGAATTTGATGCTTTCAAAGGGGCTCCACTAAAAGATCTCCTTCCCGCACCTGCTGAAAGGAAGCAGGGAAGCTGTAGGAGTCAGGGAGCTCTGAAACACAGGGTGGCTGCCTTGTCTGTGTGACAGATAAGAATGAGTGAGCTCTAATGCAAAACGTTTCTGTAAATAACTGAGATTTGAGCTCAGGCATCACGGAATTTGAAGGTTAGCTCCTTCTCTGTTGACCAGGAGCTCGCTAAGgtgaggctgggggcagccagACACACTTTGTTTGACTCGAAGCCTTCTCGTTCTCCAGGTGCCTGAGCGGTGAGCCATGCTGGGCCGGAAAGCAGGACTCCCCCCCGACCTGAACAGCCACCGGCAGATGAACCAGCCCTACCAGGAGGCCGTGCCCCTGAGGACCAGAGCATCCAAGGAATCGTCCGATGTCAGCCTGGAGGTGTTCAGCGGCTCCACGCCTGAAATCAAGCAGGGCCGCACCAGAGCCCAGCAGATGCGGGACAGGAAAGGTCGCAAAGCTGACCTCAAGGACTCCAACGGGCGAGAGGCAGAAACAATTACCTTTATCTCTGGTTCAGCAGAGGCTCCCCCGAGCCAGAGCTTTTGCTGTTCCTCTCTGTCTCAGGCCTGGAACACGTACAAGGCCGTTTTGTGTTGTATAGTGACCTGTGGGGGCTGCTTTCAGGACTGCAGTGTCTGTATCCCCTACCCAGGGCCCGCTGAGACCTCCACCGATGATGGGAAGAACGGAGATTATAACGGGCGACTGCCCAACAGCCCTGCCAACGTCTCTCCCACCGAGAAGAACGGGAACCAGATCAAAAAGTCCCACATGGGCAGCAGCTTCAGTTACCCGGATGTCAAACTGAAGGGCATTCCTGTCTATCAGAACAGGAGCCCCAGCCACCACCTGGAATCCGAATCGTACTtcaaggagctgctgccagagaaGCCCTTCAGGAACAGCATAGAAAAGCCACCGCTCCCTAGCAGCCACCGGAGTTCGGAGGAGTATTATTCCTTCCACGAGTCCGACCTGGACATCAGCGAGCTGAACGGCTCCATGTCCAGCAGGGAGATCGATGTCCTGATCTTCAAGAAGCTGACGGAGCTCTTCAGCGTCCACCAGATCGACGAGCTGGCCAAGTGCACGTCAGACACGGTCTTCCTGGAGAAGACCAACAAGATCTCGGACCTCATCAATAGCATAACTCAGGACTACAACCTGGACGAGCAGGATGCCGAGTGCAGGCTGGTCCGAGGCATCATACGCATCAGCACCCGAAAAAGCAGGGTCCGGCCCCACATTTCTGTCCCAGCCAGCCAGAGCCACGAGGAGAAGTCCAGCAGAGGCAACGCGCCGGACAGCGGCAACGAAACCATGCTGGAATCCACGGTCATCAGCCAAGATGGTACGTGCAGGTCCCTTGGTCTCACAGCTTCGTTACAGCAGGGCAATTTAATCAAAGCCCTGGGGATGTGGTAGTGGTGTAGGGTTGAGAACTGGTGCCTGTCTTCAGGCTGGGTTTCTCTTCCCAGGTGGGTGAACGGAGATCTTTATGAGACCTCTGCTTCTCGCCAGTCGTTGCGATGCAGATTTCTTGGTGTAGTACCTGTCACTGCTAGGAAAGCCTGCACCGAGCAGTGCAGCGCttattctgctgcttctgcaacGATTCTGGCTTTCCTCCGAACCTCTCAGCTAGGCAGAAGGACTGTGAGTCAAACGTAACTGGTATGACCAGACAAGCTGGCTTATTGCAGAGGATGTCCAGTTACCGTGCTGGCTCTCTTCCCCGTGTTCCAGCAACGTTCCTGCTAATTCCCCTCTCCGACCGCTGTGACAGAGGGCTGTGTTGGAGCTGAGACTTCCTCTGCATGTGGGGGACAAGGACAAAGTAGTAAAGAGCCCTgcaaggaggaggggagggctgTGGCCACAGAGTAAGTGCCTCGTGGCTATTCCAAGGATATTCTCCTTGTCTGGGGCAGCCTGAATTGACTGACCTCTAGAACAGGAGAATGTGTTGTAGAAAGACCTTGACAAGCTGAGTCCGGGGAGCCAGGAGACACCCAGAAGTAATGGAGGGAACGGGTTGGCTGTCGTGCTTCCTCTCTTAACAGTCAGTGCTGTTACTTCCTGGTGATTGCACGCTATAAAACTCAGATTACCGAGACAAAGGTGGAAGCAATCTGGGGAATAAGATGCTGCCTCTCCTGTTACCTGCGGGTGGTGCCCTCTGAAGGAGAACCCTGGCGTTCCCTGACAGGTAACCTCGCTCCTGAGTCACCGTTTCCTGTCTCAGGCCCTCTTGGTTTTTTCCTTCCAGACTTGGCCGTGCAAATATCGGAGGAAACGCCGGCGGACGTGATGGCCAGGAACATGAGGCGGCACAGCAGTGCAGGTAACGTGCCCGGCTGCAGAGACCTTGCTGAGGGAAGGGGTCTGGCAGGAGTCGGGGGGCTCCCTGAGCTGCTCCTGTTACGAGCACCTTTGGTTTGCACCGCCTGCAAAGGCTGAGCTGGCACCTGCCTCTTGGGTTACCGTAAGGTGTGTCATTTTTGGGAGCTTTGGGAGCAAAAGGGGGCTCAGAAGGCTGGGGTCTGCCCAGGTTCTGGGTCCTCCTAGAGGGAAGGACACCCCCGTGTGGGGTGCTCTCTGTGCACAGCGCCCCGAGAGCTGCCAGGACCCTGACAAAGTCTGGGGCTGTACCTGGGGTGTGTCCAGTGGAGGTCACAGCTGGGTTATACGAGAACAAAGAACTGTGCAAAAGGGGAGCGGGGCAGGATGACTGGCTGTCCCCTCAGCCCTGATCCTCACGGCGTGCAGGCTCCACTCCAAAGAGCCGCCCAGGGCTAAAAGACAAGTTTTCTCCTGCATAATAACAGATCTCTCCTTGGAGATGGCCACAATACAGGCAGGGTTGATCCCTGCCTGTGGGCTTTGTGTGGCTTTCTCCTCCCTCATGATACACAAAGCCTTTTGTGGCAGCTGCTTGCCTAACTGCCAGGCACTTGGCTGCTACAGTTGCCCTTGTCTAATGTCACcgtctcttctctttcctctccaaGGCTCTCCAACAAGCAGAGATTCCTCTTTCCAAGACACAGAGACTGACTcatctggagcacctctgcttcAGGTGTATTGTTAAGGAAAAGGACccgagcagcaggcaggcattGCGAGGCTTTGCTGCCGTcagctttctcctctttcaATATGGGGCATGCtatgtcactttttttccccccccccagtctaCCCTTATCCTTTTGTTGAAGCCAAACTACTTCTGCTGTCTGAGTTtcactggatttttatttttttttggacaatGTAGAACATCAAGGAAGTGAACTGTGGAGCTGATGAACTTGGGAGGTGGAATGTGTGCCCAGGGGAGGAGATGGACAAGGAAGTATTGGATAACTTGTGcctctgtgattttatttcctatCTTCACGTTTAGCTTCAACAAGCCCAGTGGCCCAGGTCTTTCCCTGCTTTGAGAATTTGCTGTACAGTTCTTGCTTTCTGGCGTTGCTTAAGTTAACCTGGGGAGGGAATAATCAGATGGTGTCTCTGTGATTGTGATGGTGCTGAGGCGAAAGCCAAGCATCTGCCCTCTAGGGACCCAGATCTCTGTGCCAAGGGGCTGGGTTGGTGGTCCCGGGAGCGTTAAGTCCTCTGTCCGTGGTGTTGCAGTGGCCAGATAACGCCTTCTTCCTCCTGCCACCTTCCTGGTGACACCTCAGCGGTGTCATCTCCCGCTGCCTTGTAAGGAGAAGGTTCAGGTAAGGTGGTTCGTTTAACCTTTGGCCTCTTGGCGTGTCTCCCAAGACAGTCAGTGCCAACTGGAGGGTGGCGAGATGCCTGGACTGCTACCCCGCTCGTCTCCCAGTTGCTGCCAATCTGATGTGAACTACCAGCACCAGGTATTCTAGTTGCACGTGGTGACCTGTGGCTTGCACGCCAGTCAGCTCTTCTCACTCAGCTGCCAAGCCCTCTGCATTTCCCCATCGGGCTCGGTGTCATTTGGTGCTGACTGCTGGGGCGAGCCTTGAACTTGGGTTATGGCAGGTGAATGAGAGAATCGGTTCATTTGAAGGCTTTTGTGATTAAGAATTGGGCTGTTTGACTGTTCTGCCAGAAACTCCCTTAAAAGTGGCTCGCTTTGAAGGAAAGCCTCCCTTGGAGAGCATCTCCAAAGGGTCTGCGAGGAGCTGCTTGGTCCTGCCTTCCCCTGGGGGCACTCAGagccttctccttccctttgctCTTCTTTAAGAGCCAATAACGAGCATAAGATGTGGATTTGCCAACCTGAGGGCACGAAGCCAGGCGACCTTGAGGGCTGCAGCACGAGGAAGCCCtatctttctgctgctgccacttgGTTATCGTAAAGTAAACATGAGAAGCCATGGGACTTGGCTATATGTTCGGGTGGCCTTGGACGGGACTAGAAAATGCTTAGTTGAATTTACCGGTAATGGAATAAACACACCCgctgtttttttggggaggggaaacCAAAATAGGTCCCGTGCTTTGGTGTGGACCATGTTTTCGTGCCTTAATTGAACTGAAATGTGCCTTAATTGAACTGAAATGTGCCTTGAGTTCGTAGCCTGTGATTACTCTTCAAAAGGTTGGGTACGGGTGTTGGTGGGGGGAGAGGATTATGTTCCTTACGTAAGCAGTCAAGCTTATTTAACTGGCCAAAGCCCTTTGAAATGTACAGTTTAAGTCCCTGTTAGAGCCTGTTTTTGTAAACTGCTCGCGTTTCGGAGCATGCTTTCATAAATCATGGACGTTTCGGAGACCACACCTTGAGACACTGACTGGAGAGATTTTGACAATAAAGGGGAGAGACTGAGACTTTGGTTTGGCTTCCCCtccctgctttgtttttaaagctggCCATTTGTGAAAACCCTGTTCATGCAAGAAGAGACGCGAGGCCAGGACAGCCCCGGACTCCCAGATGAGCTGTGTTTGGTGACCTTCCTCGAATGCTGCGTGTACCGACGGACCCGCTGGGCTTCCTGCTTCCAAACGGAGCTGTACATACATAATTTGGACAAGTTTACTTAGACCTGTGCACCGAGGCGTCGGCACGGGTCACACTGACACGCAGCTCTGCGGCGGAGCTTTGGAGACGAGGGGGTGAGAACGGACGTGCAAAGAGCCACCGATGCCTACTACATACGCAGTGgcccattttttttgtttagtctGTGTACCACGAGTGAATGTGTATGGATCTAACttgcaaaacacacacaaaccaaaaaaaaaaaaaaaaaaaaaaaccctcaggtGGAACACTGTCAATCCCCTGGTCCCTGAAGCTGGTGCACCTGTGGTGTCTAGTGGGATTCTTTTGCAGTCCTCACCCTTAAAATCTgattcagtctttttttttttttttataaagcagAAGGTGTGCTCTTTACCCAGGCTCTGTCTCTTACGTTCTGTTCACGTTGCActggtgctgggggagcaggggccAGGAGGGCGGTTGGTGCAGGGGAGGTCTCTGCCCTCCCAGCAGCATGAACACGGAGGTGATTTTGTCCAGCTGGGagcagttgtgtgcacggggGGATTATTTCCTGGACTGAATGCAGAGCGGGCGTGTAAGACGTGGGAAAGCCAGATGCAAATAAGGGATGCTCAGGGGAAGTGCCTGTTTGCATGTAGGGAAACCCAACGGGCGATGTTCGGAAAGCTGAGCCTGGGGGGAGAATTTCCAACTTGTTCCCCCGGGGGCGTAGAAACCTCCTGCTAGAAGGTGCTGTGACTGCTGGCTCTGTCCCACTTCTGGTCAACGACTGCAGCTCAACCCGACCTCCCTCTGTCAGCAGGCAGCGTTCGTTGCAGAGATGTGTCCTGGAAGGATTTAAAACCCATAAAAAGGTAAATGCTGCCTTTTTGCAGCTGGAAAGGGTCTGCCAGAGAGGATGCTTTGATCCTGCAGCCCTTGGACCAGCCTGTCGGGGCCCCAGGGGAACAGAGCAaaggctgctcacagcagcGTGCTCAGCAGCCTCTGGCACCGTGCTGGGACGTGGCTGTGTCACTGCTGTCCCCACCGGCTCCTAAGCTGCCCTGCCAGTTCCTCCTGCAAGCCTGGGCCACGTTATTCTGTCCTCTGTCCTTTCTACCTGAATTCCTGCAGTGCGCTTCCTGGAGGAGGCTGATCTTCCCTGCGAGGGAGTTTGCCCAGGTCGGgtggtgcagagcagctcttAGCGGTGCAcggtgctgctcctgcttcccTCGGGTCTCCTGAACGCCCACCAGAGCTGTTTGGATGCTTTGGGTTGTGTGTGCACAGCGCAGGAGCTCGTCCCCTGCCCCAAACTAGCTGGTTTGTTCGAAACGCCTGCTGCAAGGTCATTGCTGTTCCTAGAAACATCTGAAATCTTTGCCTTTAGAACTGTGATCTCGTAGCTGCTCCCTCTCTCGCTGTCAGTCTCGTGTTCTGTGCCTCTCCTGGTTTGGGGCGTTGGATTGCTGCATTGACCGGGCATTGATCCTGGCTTGCCTTGCTCACTGCTG
Encoded proteins:
- the KDF1 gene encoding keratinocyte differentiation factor 1, whose translation is MLGRKAGLPPDLNSHRQMNQPYQEAVPLRTRASKESSDVSLEVFSGSTPEIKQGRTRAQQMRDRKGRKADLKDSNGREAETITFISGSAEAPPSQSFCCSSLSQAWNTYKAVLCCIVTCGGCFQDCSVCIPYPGPAETSTDDGKNGDYNGRLPNSPANVSPTEKNGNQIKKSHMGSSFSYPDVKLKGIPVYQNRSPSHHLESESYFKELLPEKPFRNSIEKPPLPSSHRSSEEYYSFHESDLDISELNGSMSSREIDVLIFKKLTELFSVHQIDELAKCTSDTVFLEKTNKISDLINSITQDYNLDEQDAECRLVRGIIRISTRKSRVRPHISVPASQSHEEKSSRGNAPDSGNETMLESTVISQDDLAVQISEETPADVMARNMRRHSSAGSPTSRDSSFQDTETDSSGAPLLQVYC